A window of Plasmodium vivax scf_4079 genomic scaffold, whole genome shotgun sequence genomic DNA:
TTGGAATTttcaaagaaaaagaaattataatacattCTATGCAATACTTATACAATAAtatctaaaatattttaaccaAATATATGCTAAATAAAACGGTCGATGATCCTAATATGGAACCTGCGAATCcaatcattttatttttttctggcgGTAATTCTGTAGGTACGCTTGAAATAGGTTCACTTCCTTCAGATGCAACTTGTTCTTGCGTTTGTTGACTATCCGTAACTAATGCCTCTGATAAAATTGCTACTTGATCGTTAGATGGTAATTCTGGTAATTCTGTTGATTTTGGTGGTTTTGGGAATTCTGATAATTCTGGTGATTTTGGTACTTTTGGTAATTCTGGTAATTCTGGTATTTCCtgatttaaacatttttgttcaCTTTTAAGTGTGTTATATACATCTTTAAACTTGATGAGGGCCtcacaaaaattttttttaacttctgTAGCACAAGTTTGTATATGATTATTATACAAAGTATAACACGTTTTTGCTTTAGTAGTGCAACCATCAGTAATAACGCGATCCATTGTCATAATATcataatatacattatacAACTTATAAAGAATTTTCATATCTTCTAGatcatttttgctaataTTATGCGGAGTAATTTTGAAattatgtgtaaaaaatacaGAATCTTGTTCTTCtatcattttgtaaaatttgtcTGCAGTAAATTTACTATTACTAAGTTGTCCTAACTGATAATTCAACCAAAAATTCACAAATGGAATATGTGTATTATCACGGTAGAATATACCAGTAGATAACTT
This region includes:
- a CDS encoding variable surface protein Vir25, truncated, putative (encoded by transcript PVX_148260A), translated to MIEEQDSVFFTHNFKITPHNISKNDLEDMKILYKLYNVYYDIMTMDRVITDGCTTKAKTCYTLYNNHIQTCATEVKKNFCEALIKFKDVYNTLKSEQKFTDSQQTQEQVASEGSEPISSVPTELPPEKNKMIGFAGSILGSSTVLFSIYLVKIF